One window of Thermocoleostomius sinensis A174 genomic DNA carries:
- a CDS encoding YlxR family protein, with protein MPPHYRRCVSCRRVAPKQSFWRIVRVFSSGTVQLDQGMGRSSYLCPTIECLQTAQKKNRLGRALKTPVPPEIYQTLWHRLSSSTSLEKKELEE; from the coding sequence ATGCCCCCTCATTACCGTCGCTGTGTCAGTTGTCGTCGGGTTGCTCCTAAACAGTCTTTTTGGAGAATTGTTCGGGTCTTTTCATCTGGCACAGTACAATTAGATCAGGGGATGGGACGATCGTCCTACCTATGTCCCACTATTGAGTGTTTACAAACGGCACAAAAGAAAAATCGGTTAGGGCGTGCACTTAAAACACCAGTGCCCCCAGAAATTTATCAAACGCTTTGGCACCGTCTATCGTCATCTACGTCATTGGAGAAAAAAGAGTTAGAGGAATAG
- a CDS encoding Nif11-like leader peptide family natural product precursor has protein sequence MSKENVFEFLVAAAEDEQLKDKLQRVTNEGELANVGQEEGFEFSSEHVEEALTELKRTPGFFSALAEAVLGIFSPSHDDYPTTGVQPFTGEPSRRS, from the coding sequence ATGTCTAAGGAAAATGTGTTTGAATTCCTCGTCGCAGCCGCTGAGGACGAACAATTGAAGGACAAATTACAACGTGTAACAAATGAGGGGGAACTGGCAAACGTTGGGCAAGAAGAAGGATTTGAGTTTTCTTCAGAACATGTTGAAGAAGCATTAACAGAACTCAAGCGAACACCTGGTTTTTTTAGTGCACTGGCAGAGGCTGTACTAGGAATTTTTTCCCCTAGTCATGACGACTATCCAACGACGGGGGTGCAACCGTTTACAGGTGAACCTAGTCGTCGATCCTGA
- the lipA gene encoding lipoyl synthase, whose amino-acid sequence MAPLNLPNWLRRPIGKASEISTVQRIIKQRQIHTICEEGRCPNRGECYAQKTATFLLMGPTCTRACAFCQVDKGHAPMPIDPNEPKKVAESVQLLELRYVVLTSVARDDLPDQGATWFVETMTAIRSVNPDTQIEVLTPDFWGGPGGEASQRERIAAIVQARPACYNHNLETVRRLQGPVRRGAKYDRSLRVLQVVKELDASIPTKSGLMLGHGETEAEILDALQDLRAVGCDRVTLGQYMRPSLEHLPVQKYWTPEEFDRLGAMARELGFSHVRSGPLVRSSYHAGEAP is encoded by the coding sequence ATGGCTCCCTTGAACTTGCCGAACTGGTTGCGTCGTCCAATCGGAAAAGCGAGCGAAATCTCGACCGTTCAGCGCATTATCAAACAACGGCAAATTCACACAATTTGCGAAGAAGGGCGCTGTCCCAATCGGGGAGAATGCTATGCCCAAAAAACGGCCACTTTTCTGTTGATGGGGCCAACCTGCACCCGTGCTTGCGCCTTTTGCCAAGTGGATAAAGGACATGCGCCGATGCCGATCGACCCGAATGAGCCAAAGAAGGTGGCAGAATCGGTGCAGCTTCTGGAGTTACGCTATGTGGTGCTAACGTCGGTCGCGCGAGATGATTTGCCCGATCAAGGAGCCACTTGGTTTGTGGAGACAATGACAGCCATCCGATCGGTGAACCCCGACACGCAAATTGAGGTACTGACGCCCGACTTTTGGGGTGGTCCAGGTGGAGAAGCCAGTCAGCGAGAGCGGATTGCCGCGATTGTACAGGCACGTCCGGCTTGCTATAATCACAATCTTGAAACAGTGCGGCGGTTACAAGGGCCAGTGCGCCGCGGCGCAAAATACGATCGATCGCTGCGAGTGCTACAAGTTGTTAAGGAACTTGATGCTAGCATTCCCACCAAGTCAGGGTTGATGTTGGGGCATGGAGAAACGGAAGCTGAAATTTTGGACGCGTTGCAAGATCTGCGAGCGGTTGGGTGCGATCGGGTAACTCTGGGGCAATATATGCGGCCATCCCTAGAGCATTTGCCAGTTCAGAAGTATTGGACCCCAGAGGAATTCGATCGCTTGGGTGCAATGGCTCGTGAGTTGGGCTTTTCACATGTGCGATCGGGACCGCTGGTGCGTAGCTCGTATCACGCCGGAGAAGCACCGTGA
- the rimP gene encoding ribosome maturation factor RimP — protein MTHPLIPQIIDLAKPVADSLGLDVVGAVFHTNQHPPVLRVDIRNVAGDTGLDDCERMSRALEAALDASELIPDAYVLEISSPGVPRSLTTDREFASFKGFPVEVTTAEPHNGHTIWTGQLIRRDHESIYLSQKGRPITIPRHLVSQVQLIDRAE, from the coding sequence ATGACTCATCCTTTGATCCCCCAGATAATTGATTTGGCAAAACCCGTTGCGGACTCTTTGGGGTTAGACGTAGTGGGGGCCGTTTTTCACACCAATCAACATCCTCCGGTGCTGCGGGTCGATATTCGAAATGTAGCGGGTGATACTGGGCTGGATGATTGCGAACGCATGAGTCGGGCACTAGAGGCGGCTTTGGATGCGTCGGAACTGATTCCAGATGCCTATGTGCTAGAGATTTCTAGCCCTGGCGTTCCTCGTTCCCTGACCACCGATCGCGAGTTTGCATCTTTTAAAGGATTTCCGGTCGAAGTGACAACGGCCGAGCCGCATAACGGTCATACCATCTGGACAGGGCAGTTGATTCGGCGAGATCATGAGTCGATCTATCTAAGTCAAAAAGGGCGACCAATCACGATTCCGCGTCATCTAGTGAGTCAAGTTCAACTCATTGACCGAGCAGAATGA
- a CDS encoding response regulator has product MASHKILVIDDSRVIRNMVRDMLPKGNFEVLEAKDGLEGMNCIRQERPNLIMLDFLLPRMSGWEVFQQIQNQTDLQAIPLVLMSGRREEVTEKISEPFEYFEFIEKPFEQKQLFEAIKSAMVKAKLPRPQATPAATIAPIERTESSAEVQRLIQKMEKMQAEIDLLKKQMSQLLTFIKQKLK; this is encoded by the coding sequence GTGGCAAGTCACAAAATTTTAGTCATCGATGACAGTCGAGTCATTCGCAACATGGTGCGAGATATGCTGCCCAAAGGTAACTTCGAAGTTCTAGAAGCAAAAGATGGGCTAGAGGGAATGAACTGCATCCGCCAAGAACGACCTAATTTAATCATGCTGGATTTTCTCCTACCTCGCATGAGCGGGTGGGAAGTGTTTCAGCAAATTCAAAATCAAACGGATTTACAAGCAATTCCACTAGTTCTGATGTCGGGGCGACGGGAAGAAGTCACCGAAAAAATTTCAGAGCCATTCGAGTATTTTGAGTTCATCGAAAAGCCATTTGAGCAAAAACAGTTGTTTGAGGCTATTAAGTCGGCAATGGTGAAGGCTAAATTACCGCGTCCACAAGCCACTCCTGCGGCAACGATCGCCCCCATTGAACGAACAGAGTCCTCGGCTGAGGTGCAACGGTTGATACAGAAGATGGAGAAAATGCAAGCCGAAATTGACCTGCTGAAGAAGCAAATGTCGCAACTGCTAACATTCATTAAGCAAAAGCTGAAGTAG
- the nusA gene encoding transcription termination factor NusA — MSMVTLPGLQEMIDSISRERNLPKHAVQAALREALLKGYERYRRTHRADSTIFDEEYFNNFEVELDVEDEGFRVLATKTIVEAVSNPDHQIALEEVQEVAAEAQLGDTVVLDVTPDQGEFGRMAAIQTKQVLAQKLRDQQRKLVQEEFQELEGTVLQARVLRFERQSVIMAVSSGFGQPEVEAELPKRDQLPNDNYRANATFRVYLKKVLEGSHRGPQLLVSRADAGLVVDLFATEVPEIEDEIVRIVAVAREANPPSRSVGPRTKIAVDTLERDVDPVGACIGARGSRIQVVVNELRGEKIDVIRWSPDPATYIANALSPARVEEVRLINPDERQAHVLVPEDQLSLAIGKEGQNVRLAARLTGWKIDIKDSAKYDYEAETRKMQALAEERRLAREAEAIDDEEMDDFNSDQEALDMLDEEAADSDYFDEAEDTQTQGSDGFGVESREALQRPNV, encoded by the coding sequence ATGTCGATGGTTACTTTGCCTGGTTTACAAGAAATGATTGATAGTATCAGTCGTGAACGCAATCTCCCCAAACATGCAGTCCAAGCAGCGTTGCGAGAAGCGCTATTGAAAGGGTATGAACGCTATCGGCGTACCCATCGGGCAGATAGCACTATTTTTGATGAAGAATATTTCAATAATTTTGAGGTAGAGCTAGACGTAGAAGATGAAGGTTTCCGGGTGCTGGCTACCAAAACGATCGTAGAAGCGGTTTCCAACCCCGATCATCAAATTGCTCTGGAAGAAGTTCAAGAGGTTGCGGCAGAAGCGCAGTTGGGAGATACGGTCGTATTGGATGTCACCCCCGATCAAGGTGAATTTGGTCGAATGGCGGCAATTCAAACCAAACAAGTGCTGGCGCAAAAACTACGCGACCAACAGCGGAAGTTGGTGCAGGAAGAGTTTCAGGAGTTGGAGGGCACAGTTTTACAGGCGCGAGTCCTGCGGTTTGAGCGGCAGTCTGTGATTATGGCGGTTAGCAGTGGGTTCGGTCAACCAGAAGTAGAAGCCGAATTGCCCAAGCGCGATCAGCTGCCCAATGATAACTATCGAGCTAATGCCACGTTTCGGGTTTACCTGAAAAAGGTGCTGGAAGGCTCTCATCGCGGACCTCAATTGCTAGTTTCAAGAGCAGATGCAGGTTTGGTTGTAGATTTATTTGCCACTGAAGTTCCAGAAATTGAAGATGAAATTGTTCGCATTGTGGCGGTGGCGCGAGAAGCAAATCCACCTTCGCGATCGGTCGGTCCTCGGACTAAGATTGCAGTAGATACCCTGGAACGAGACGTAGACCCAGTTGGAGCCTGTATCGGAGCACGCGGCTCTCGGATTCAAGTGGTAGTTAATGAATTACGCGGCGAGAAAATCGACGTGATTCGCTGGTCTCCTGACCCAGCTACCTATATTGCTAATGCTCTCAGTCCGGCTCGGGTAGAGGAGGTGCGGCTAATCAACCCGGACGAGCGACAAGCCCATGTGTTAGTGCCGGAAGATCAGTTGAGTTTGGCGATCGGCAAGGAAGGGCAGAACGTGCGATTGGCAGCGCGTCTCACCGGATGGAAGATTGATATCAAAGACTCAGCGAAGTACGATTACGAAGCAGAAACCCGCAAAATGCAAGCGTTGGCTGAAGAACGACGGTTAGCCCGCGAAGCCGAGGCGATCGATGATGAGGAAATGGATGATTTCAATTCAGATCAGGAGGCGCTAGACATGCTGGATGAGGAAGCAGCCGATTCAGACTACTTCGATGAAGCCGAGGATACACAAACTCAAGGCAGCGACGGATTTGGTGTAGAGAGTCGTGAAGCGCTGCAACGTCCGAACGTTTGA
- the infB gene encoding translation initiation factor IF-2 yields MNTGKVRIYELSKELNLDNRDILAVCDKLNISVKSHSSTITEDEAARIRTAAEKYAHSHTSSKTSGGHGSSKSSAVQPPAKKQQILEVRRNQPLVGPPKRPTTDAKAVPPSQPAPPPPPNRPAVKMDAPEEMTPDVEETDQADLTAPVETPEVTPSVVAPDSPDPSEHSEDSSPESSLSQDLSAPEPVSPTVKPEPVAEVSPELVSPPSRPVPRSPEPVRSESQPTNLSNRPILKRTKIETSTSASQEKASGRETSDRSGREVASGSKDGPRRIGNTAGASTLIKPKAVPELRRKPTRPSAEGSDGDDKAPATTRIAEGDSATSVVSEVDPLELRRPAPPRPPKRHKGWEEEEEDEEAAKASKAVPKAKRRAQPVIDDEEEDIEDILEEFEDEDEADEDENAATQVNLSLMRPPKPKRTAPMGKPATPSAPMQKPKRSGESRNLRRDRRQEEIRQKPEEVVITGSMSVHDLADLLVVPETDIIKALFFKGIAANINQILDIPTITMVAEEFDVIVTTAEAEAEAKKVTEMLDAADLDKLQRRPPVVTIMGHVDHGKTTLLDSIRKTKVAQGEAGGITQHIGAYHVDVEMGGQVQQVVFLDTPGHEAFTAMRARGARVTDIAVLVVAADDGVRPQTIEAISHAKAAQVPIVVAINKIDKEDASPDRVKQELTEYGLVPEEWGGDTIMVPVSAIQGENLDTLLEMLLLVAEVEDLYANPDRLARGTVIEANLDKSRGPVATLIVQNGTLKVGDVLVAGSAFGKVRAMVDDRGKRVDKATPSFAVEVLGLGDVPAAGDEFEVYKDEKEARAVANTRVDQQRQSRLQQAMASRRVSLNTLSAQAQEGELKELNLILKADVQGSVEAILGALQQLPQKEVQVRVLLAAPGEITETDVDLAAASSAVIIGFNTTFASGARQAADELDVDVRDYNIIYKLLEDVQGAMEGLLEPEMVEEPLGQAEVRAVFPVGRGTVAGCYVQSGKMVRNCKVRVVRRGEVLHTGNLDSLKRMKEDAREVNAGYECGIGVDSFKDWVEGDIIEAFRLVSKRRTLSV; encoded by the coding sequence ATGAATACGGGCAAAGTGAGAATTTACGAGTTATCAAAGGAATTGAATTTGGACAATCGAGATATTTTAGCCGTCTGTGATAAGCTCAACATTTCAGTTAAAAGTCACAGTAGTACGATCACAGAGGATGAAGCTGCACGCATTCGAACTGCCGCTGAGAAGTATGCCCACAGCCACACCTCATCTAAAACCTCTGGAGGACATGGTTCTTCTAAGTCATCGGCTGTGCAACCACCTGCCAAGAAACAACAGATTCTGGAGGTTCGCCGGAATCAACCTTTAGTTGGTCCCCCAAAACGCCCCACAACCGATGCCAAAGCCGTGCCACCTTCCCAGCCAGCACCGCCCCCGCCCCCCAATCGACCCGCTGTGAAGATGGATGCTCCGGAGGAAATGACACCAGACGTCGAAGAAACAGATCAGGCGGATTTGACAGCCCCCGTTGAGACGCCGGAAGTGACTCCATCGGTTGTGGCTCCAGATTCTCCAGATCCATCCGAGCATTCGGAGGATTCCTCGCCTGAGTCATCCCTCAGTCAAGACTTGAGCGCGCCTGAGCCGGTATCACCAACTGTAAAGCCTGAACCTGTCGCAGAAGTGTCTCCCGAATTAGTATCGCCACCGTCTCGTCCTGTACCACGATCGCCTGAACCAGTGCGATCAGAGTCTCAACCAACCAATTTGTCTAACCGACCAATTTTGAAGCGCACTAAGATTGAGACTTCGACTTCCGCGTCGCAAGAGAAGGCTTCAGGGCGAGAGACGAGCGATCGTTCTGGTCGAGAAGTGGCTTCAGGGTCCAAGGATGGACCGCGTCGCATTGGCAACACTGCCGGAGCATCAACGCTCATCAAACCGAAAGCGGTACCAGAACTACGCCGCAAGCCTACTCGCCCTAGTGCTGAAGGGAGCGACGGTGATGATAAAGCACCAGCGACAACTAGAATCGCCGAGGGAGATTCGGCCACTAGTGTGGTGTCTGAGGTTGATCCCCTAGAGTTGCGTCGCCCTGCTCCTCCACGTCCACCTAAACGGCATAAGGGATGGGAAGAAGAGGAAGAAGACGAAGAAGCAGCCAAGGCTAGCAAAGCTGTTCCGAAGGCCAAACGTCGCGCTCAGCCTGTTATTGATGATGAAGAAGAGGATATTGAAGACATCCTTGAAGAATTTGAGGATGAGGATGAAGCAGACGAGGACGAAAATGCGGCTACGCAGGTGAATCTCTCGCTCATGCGTCCGCCAAAGCCAAAACGCACCGCTCCGATGGGCAAGCCAGCTACACCATCTGCACCCATGCAGAAGCCAAAGCGATCGGGCGAGTCGCGCAATCTTAGACGCGATCGTCGTCAGGAAGAGATTCGGCAAAAACCAGAGGAGGTTGTGATTACGGGCAGTATGTCAGTTCACGATCTAGCGGATCTATTGGTTGTGCCTGAAACCGACATCATTAAAGCGCTGTTCTTCAAAGGAATCGCCGCTAACATCAATCAGATTCTTGACATTCCAACCATTACGATGGTGGCGGAGGAATTTGATGTGATAGTAACAACTGCTGAAGCCGAAGCCGAAGCGAAAAAAGTTACAGAGATGTTGGATGCAGCAGATCTTGACAAGCTTCAGCGCCGTCCTCCGGTCGTGACCATCATGGGGCACGTCGATCATGGTAAAACCACCCTACTTGACTCTATCCGTAAAACTAAGGTTGCTCAAGGTGAGGCCGGTGGCATTACCCAACACATTGGAGCCTATCATGTGGACGTGGAAATGGGCGGTCAGGTGCAGCAAGTGGTCTTCCTAGATACGCCAGGACACGAAGCGTTTACAGCCATGCGGGCTCGGGGGGCAAGGGTCACAGATATTGCTGTGCTGGTAGTGGCAGCCGACGATGGTGTGCGCCCCCAGACGATCGAAGCAATCAGCCACGCTAAGGCCGCGCAAGTTCCGATTGTGGTTGCCATCAATAAAATCGACAAAGAAGATGCTTCGCCCGATCGGGTTAAGCAGGAATTAACTGAATATGGCTTGGTGCCTGAGGAGTGGGGTGGCGATACCATCATGGTTCCTGTCAGTGCCATTCAAGGAGAAAATCTGGACACCCTGTTGGAAATGCTGTTGCTGGTAGCTGAAGTAGAAGATCTCTATGCCAACCCCGATCGGTTAGCTAGAGGCACCGTGATTGAAGCCAACTTGGATAAGTCTAGAGGTCCGGTGGCGACGCTGATTGTACAAAACGGAACGCTGAAAGTGGGGGATGTACTCGTGGCAGGTTCCGCCTTCGGCAAGGTCCGAGCCATGGTGGACGATCGGGGTAAGCGGGTAGACAAAGCCACTCCCTCCTTCGCAGTTGAAGTGTTAGGGCTAGGAGATGTACCCGCCGCTGGTGATGAGTTTGAAGTTTACAAGGACGAGAAAGAAGCGCGAGCGGTTGCCAATACTCGAGTTGATCAACAGCGACAGTCTCGATTGCAGCAAGCGATGGCATCCCGTCGTGTCAGCCTCAACACCCTTTCGGCTCAAGCTCAAGAAGGTGAGTTAAAGGAACTCAACTTGATCCTTAAGGCGGATGTGCAAGGTTCTGTGGAAGCGATTCTAGGAGCGTTGCAACAACTACCGCAGAAGGAAGTGCAGGTGCGGGTGCTGCTGGCGGCTCCGGGTGAAATCACCGAAACAGACGTAGATTTAGCAGCGGCAAGTTCTGCGGTCATCATTGGCTTCAACACTACCTTTGCCAGCGGTGCTCGTCAGGCAGCCGATGAGCTAGATGTCGATGTCCGAGACTACAACATCATCTACAAACTGCTGGAAGATGTGCAAGGCGCCATGGAAGGTCTACTGGAACCGGAAATGGTGGAAGAACCGTTGGGGCAAGCAGAAGTCCGGGCTGTCTTTCCAGTGGGTCGCGGTACGGTTGCTGGCTGTTATGTGCAGTCTGGCAAGATGGTTCGTAACTGTAAGGTGCGAGTCGTTCGGCGGGGCGAAGTGCTTCACACGGGCAACCTCGACTCTCTGAAACGGATGAAAGAGGACGCACGCGAAGTTAATGCTGGCTATGAATGTGGCATTGGCGTTGACAGCTTCAAGGATTGGGTCGAGGGTGATATCATTGAAGCCTTCCGCTTGGTTAGTAAGCGTCGGACGTTGTCGGTTTAG
- a CDS encoding CHAT domain-containing protein has protein sequence MLSRFFRSPFHRRSILFLAGLLICLSLGHLSWNGSLPQLSLAAQAQTAPADRATATRQVQQGVERYQVGDYSAAIEQWQAALSTYQAVGDAESTAIVLENLARAYQSLGQTDAEIRYWQQANRIYQQLNNRLQVGRMLTEQAQVYSRLGQYRNAITLLCSPNPGQPCDDGSAIQIAQETNDRSGEAAALGSLGDAYRLRGEYQPAIQYLQAGLEISQSLDKPAYLISTYNSLGNAYLSLAQVNYRRAQSSEQIEDYREAEAFRQQGLTHDAEALQYFTRGINVAQSHNDRLGQVRLRLSSVPAAYRTEGKSAGDRALQQVLDHWQNLSSSQEKVYAAIDLARLLRLAPGAEAVSAFAQCDETINPQAELLLEQAVTIAQQINNRRAESFALGELGHIYECQANYDRALTLTRQAQWAADQDLQARDSLYLWQWQAGRIFKAKEQEKPDLAIQAYEEAIATLNTIQDDILVASREIRFDFRDTVEPIYRELVELRLTQEQPSVVITELTDRQRNLYRALDTLDALKLAELQNYFGNDCVLTAVTTDEVNLADTDPQAAVFSTVILDDQAAVIMSFRSDQQSLQQQFEWIKDDNDNFVSRDALTEEINQYRRSLERVRDAIPGATLAGYRPEQAQRIYNWIIRPFVPLLDNQGITTLVFVQDGIFRSVPMAALYDGNQFLIERYAIATTPSLTLTDFQPIGRQELRALALGLTESATVDGRRFPELAYVDAEIAAIKTTLPDSLGLLNQEFTRDRLQQQLDTDTFPIIHIATHGQFSAEAENAFLVTGYDPRSSTQKLTINDLDDIIRQISARSPVDLLVLSACQTAAGDDRAALGLAGIAAQAGARSVLASLWSVNDPATTQLVTQFYQNLASTTTTKAEALRSAQLSLLQSSGRTAHPAFWSAFILIGNWL, from the coding sequence GTGCTGAGCCGCTTTTTTCGCTCTCCTTTTCATCGGCGGAGCATCCTATTTCTCGCTGGTTTGTTGATTTGTCTAAGTCTTGGACATCTGTCGTGGAATGGGTCGTTGCCGCAACTGAGCTTGGCAGCACAAGCGCAAACAGCACCTGCCGATCGCGCCACTGCAACTCGACAAGTGCAGCAAGGAGTAGAACGCTATCAAGTCGGGGACTATTCAGCGGCGATTGAGCAATGGCAAGCGGCTTTAAGCACCTATCAGGCAGTTGGTGATGCAGAGAGTACGGCGATCGTCCTGGAGAACTTAGCCCGAGCTTACCAGTCGCTGGGACAAACTGACGCTGAAATTCGTTATTGGCAGCAAGCCAACCGTATTTATCAACAACTCAACAATCGATTGCAGGTTGGGCGAATGCTGACCGAACAGGCCCAAGTCTACAGTCGCCTAGGACAATATCGCAATGCGATTACGCTATTGTGTTCCCCTAATCCGGGTCAGCCCTGCGATGATGGTAGCGCTATCCAAATTGCGCAAGAGACGAACGATCGCAGCGGAGAAGCGGCTGCATTAGGCAGTTTGGGTGATGCCTATCGACTGCGGGGAGAGTATCAGCCAGCAATCCAATATCTACAAGCTGGACTGGAGATCAGCCAAAGCCTGGACAAACCCGCCTATTTGATTTCTACCTATAACAGCTTAGGAAATGCCTACTTGAGCTTAGCGCAAGTCAATTACCGTCGCGCCCAGTCTTCAGAACAAATTGAAGACTATCGAGAGGCCGAAGCATTTAGACAACAAGGGTTAACCCACGATGCAGAAGCCCTACAATACTTTACGCGAGGCATCAATGTCGCACAATCGCACAATGATCGACTCGGACAAGTGCGGTTGCGGCTAAGTAGTGTGCCAGCGGCTTATCGGACAGAGGGCAAATCAGCAGGCGATCGAGCCTTGCAGCAGGTTCTTGATCACTGGCAGAACTTATCTAGCTCGCAAGAGAAAGTCTACGCGGCGATCGACTTGGCTCGGCTGTTGCGGCTAGCTCCTGGAGCCGAAGCCGTTTCTGCTTTTGCTCAGTGCGATGAAACCATCAATCCTCAAGCGGAATTGTTGCTAGAACAAGCCGTCACCATCGCCCAGCAGATTAATAATCGTCGGGCTGAATCGTTTGCTTTGGGAGAACTGGGACACATTTATGAATGCCAAGCAAATTACGATCGGGCGCTGACGCTGACGCGACAAGCACAATGGGCTGCCGATCAAGACTTGCAGGCTAGAGATAGTTTGTATTTGTGGCAATGGCAAGCCGGACGCATTTTTAAAGCGAAGGAACAAGAAAAGCCCGATCTCGCCATTCAAGCCTATGAAGAAGCGATCGCGACACTCAATACTATTCAAGATGACATTCTAGTTGCCAGTCGTGAAATTCGCTTTGATTTTCGTGATACGGTTGAACCCATTTATCGAGAACTGGTAGAACTTCGCTTAACCCAGGAACAACCTTCGGTAGTAATTACAGAATTGACCGATCGTCAGCGCAATCTATACCGAGCACTCGATACGCTGGATGCCTTAAAGTTAGCTGAATTGCAAAATTACTTTGGCAATGATTGCGTCTTGACGGCTGTTACGACCGATGAAGTCAACTTAGCAGATACCGATCCGCAGGCTGCCGTTTTCAGTACAGTTATTCTGGACGATCAGGCAGCGGTGATTATGAGTTTTCGTAGTGATCAACAATCCTTGCAACAACAATTTGAATGGATTAAAGATGACAATGATAACTTTGTTAGCCGCGATGCATTGACTGAGGAAATCAATCAATATCGTCGTAGTTTGGAACGAGTTCGCGATGCCATTCCTGGTGCAACCTTGGCAGGATATCGACCGGAACAAGCCCAGCGCATATATAACTGGATTATTCGTCCGTTTGTTCCCCTCTTGGATAATCAGGGAATTACTACCTTAGTGTTTGTTCAAGATGGCATTTTTCGTAGCGTGCCCATGGCGGCTCTCTATGATGGCAACCAGTTTTTGATTGAGCGCTATGCAATTGCCACCACACCTAGCTTAACACTAACAGATTTTCAGCCCATTGGTCGCCAAGAGTTGCGGGCCTTGGCACTGGGGTTAACGGAGAGTGCGACGGTGGACGGTCGGCGCTTTCCAGAACTTGCCTATGTCGATGCAGAAATTGCTGCCATTAAAACAACTTTGCCCGATAGTTTGGGTTTATTGAATCAGGAGTTTACCCGCGATCGCTTACAGCAGCAACTAGACACTGATACTTTTCCGATTATTCACATCGCCACCCACGGACAATTTAGTGCAGAAGCAGAGAACGCTTTCTTGGTTACAGGATATGATCCTCGTAGTAGCACACAAAAGCTGACAATTAATGACCTCGATGACATTATTCGTCAGATTAGCGCTCGTAGTCCAGTTGATTTGTTGGTGCTCAGTGCTTGTCAAACGGCGGCAGGAGACGATCGAGCGGCCCTTGGTTTGGCTGGTATTGCTGCCCAAGCAGGCGCGCGCAGTGTTTTAGCGTCTCTATGGTCCGTTAACGATCCGGCAACCACACAATTGGTGACACAGTTCTATCAAAATTTAGCAAGCACAACCACCACTAAAGCTGAGGCACTGCGATCGGCCCAATTGTCTCTGCTTCAATCGAGTGGAAGGACGGCTCATCCAGCTTTCTGGTCAGCTTTTATTTTGATTGGTAACTGGCTATAG
- a CDS encoding DUF427 domain-containing protein — protein MSLQRIQPGPGQESVWDYPRPPRLEESSKHIQVVFNGEVIADTRRAKRVLETSHPPVYYIPPEDIQQQYLTRTSRSSFCEWKGQAAYYTVTVGDRSVSDAAWFYPSPTPAFAGIQDYVAFYPSKMEACYVEGEKVTAQPGDFYGGWITHDIVGPFKGGVGTWGW, from the coding sequence ATGAGCCTTCAGCGCATCCAACCCGGACCTGGACAAGAATCTGTTTGGGATTATCCGCGTCCACCTCGTTTAGAAGAGTCCTCTAAACACATTCAGGTGGTATTCAATGGTGAAGTCATTGCTGACACTCGTCGGGCTAAGCGCGTATTAGAAACAAGCCACCCTCCCGTCTATTACATTCCACCCGAAGATATTCAACAGCAGTATTTAACCCGCACTTCGCGATCGAGCTTTTGTGAATGGAAAGGACAGGCTGCCTACTATACAGTGACAGTGGGCGATCGCTCAGTCTCCGATGCAGCTTGGTTTTATCCTAGCCCTACCCCTGCCTTTGCTGGAATTCAAGACTATGTGGCCTTTTATCCCAGCAAGATGGAAGCGTGCTATGTAGAAGGCGAAAAAGTCACCGCACAACCTGGAGATTTTTATGGTGGCTGGATTACCCATGACATCGTTGGCCCTTTTAAAGGCGGAGTTGGAACGTGGGGATGGTGA